DNA sequence from the Lysinibacillus sp. OF-1 genome:
ATCAAAAACAGTAGAAGGTATCGCTCGTCAACCAGAAGCTCGTGGCGTTCTTCAAACTACAATGTTCATCGGGGTTGCATTAGTTGAAGCCCTACCGATCATCGCAGTAGTAGTAGCATTCATCGTAATGAACAAATAATTCAGTTGAACACTGAATTTTACTAGTGGCGAAGCA
Encoded proteins:
- the atpE gene encoding F0F1 ATP synthase subunit C → MTGSLGLLAAAIAIGLGALGAGIGNGLIVSKTVEGIARQPEARGVLQTTMFIGVALVEALPIIAVVVAFIVMNK